Proteins co-encoded in one Astatotilapia calliptera chromosome 18, fAstCal1.2, whole genome shotgun sequence genomic window:
- the wls gene encoding protein wntless homolog isoform X1, which produces MAGAIIENMSTKKLVIVGVILLLFQAFAFMVGGLIAPSPTTAVHYLATKCVDKPNKPQQTKWFMPWGRKECDKIRSFDEAMAKRIEANNIVFAVHIPLPNKEMSPWFQFMLVILQFDIAFKMYNQIEDGSLVYIDVGLAYRDDMDSEWTEMAHSFEQRKLSCNFTATKTHENEGRYYECDLLPFMEVGSVAHKYYLLNIRLPVNERKKINVGIGEIRDIRLVGIHQNGGFTKVWFAMKTFLTPSILIIMIWYWRRITLMSRPPVLLEKVILALGISMTFINIPVEWFSVGFNWTWMLLFGDIRQGIFYSMLLSFWIIFCGEHLMETQFFETLVLGREELKMCDLCVPAIKIFPEFCCHPTKESQDQTERNRFSIYWKQVGPVVFGSFCLFIFDMCERGVQLKNPFYSIWASDIGTELAMAFIIVAGICACLYFLFLCFMVFQVFRNISGKRMSLPAMSKARQLHYEGLIFRFKFLMLVTLACAALTVIFFIISQVNEGHWHWGEHTVQVNSAFFTGIYGMWNLYVFAIMFLYAPSHKHYGDEQSSGQCITGDGGANSGEDLHLTTTITHLDGPTVVYKMTGKEAQE; this is translated from the exons ATGGCGGGGGCTATTATTGAGAATATGAGCACCAAAAAGTTGGTGATAGTGGGAGTTATTCTGCTTTTGTTCCAGGCGTTTGCCTTCATGGTCGGCGGTTTAATtg CTCCCAGCCCCACCACAGCAGTCCACTACTTGGCCACAAAATGCGTGGATAAACCGAACAAACCGCAGCAAACAAAATGGTTCATGCCTTGGGGCCGAAAGGAGTGTGATAAGATCCGGTCGTTTGATGAAGCCATGGCCAAGAGGATCGAGGCTAACAACATTGTGTTTGCTGTCCACATTCCTCTTCCCAACAAGGAGATGAGCCCGTGGTTCCAGTTCATGCTGGTCATTCTGCAGTTTGACATCGCTTTCAAGATGTACAACCAGATAG AGGATGGATCATTGGTGTACATTGACGTTGGCCTGGCCTACAGAGATGATATGGACAGTGAATGGACAGAGATGGCTCACTCCTTCGAGCAGAGGAAACTCAGCTGCAACTTCACCGCTACCAAG ACTCACGAGAATGAGGGCCGTTACTACGAGTGCGACTTGCTACCTTTCATGGAAGTGGGGAGCGTGGCCCATAAGTACTACCTCCTCAACATTCGCCTGCCTGTCAACGAGAGGAAGAAGATCAATGTGGGAATTGGAGAGATCAGAGACATCCGACTTGTT GGAATTCATCAGAACGGTGGCTTCACCAAAGTTTGGTTTGCCATGAAGACCTTCCTCACACccagcatcctcatcatcatGATCTGGTACTGGAGACGCATCACCCTCATGAGCAGACCTCCTGTCCTGCTAGAGAA GGTAATCTTGGCTCTAGGAATCTCCATGACATTCATCAACATCCCAGTGGAGTGGTTTTCTGTTGGCTTCAACTGGACATGGATGCTGCTTTTTGGAGACATCAGGCAGGGCATCTTCTACTCGATGCTGCTCTCCTTCTGGATCATCTTCTGCGGGGAGCACCTCATG GAAACACAGTTCTTTGAAACATTGGTTCTGGGCAGAGAAGAACTGAAGATGTGTGATCTCTGTGTACCAGCCATCAAAATCTTCCCTGAATTTTGCTGTCATCCCACAAAAGAATCGCAG GACCAGACAGAGAGGAACCGTTTCTCAATTTACTGGAAGCAGGTCGGACCTGTCGTGTTTGGTTCCTTCTGCCTCTTTATCTTTGACATGTGTGAGAG AGGTGTCCAGCTGAAAAATCCCTTCTACAGCATCTGGGCTTCGGACATAGGAACAGAGCTGGCT ATGGCTTTCATAATTGTGGCAGGGATCTGTGCGTGTCTCTActttctcttcctctgtttCATGGTTTTTCAAGTCTTCCGCAACATTAGTGGCAAGAGGATGTCCCTCCCTGCCATGTCTAAGGCCAGACAGCTTCACTATGAG ggtCTGATTTTTAGGTTCAAATTCCTCATGCTGGTCACTCTGGCCTGTGCTGCACTGACAGTGATCTTCTTCATCATAAGTCAG GTGAATGAAGGTCACTGGCACTGGGGAGAACACACAGTGCAGGTGAACAGCGCCTTCTTCACTGGCATCTACGGTATGTGGAATCTGTACGTGTTCGCCATCATGTTTCTCTATGCACCGTCTCACAAACACTATGGAGATGAGCAGTCAAGTGGTCAGTGCATCACTG GTGATGGCGGAGCGAACAGCGGCGAAGACCTCCATCTGACCACAACTATCACGCATCTCGATGGTCCCACTGTGGTCTACAAGATGACTGGCAAAGAAGCCCAGGAATAG
- the LOC113010418 gene encoding uncharacterized protein LOC113010418 produces the protein MAEASILEVAAEESVKTERKPAFEETAERTRQYVEQHLQPTESAKPEEEHRESTVHELKPTIQPRQSFGTPYVESHLFKMRNKAIPTSGLSQEPKSGIYPHSTPHPPESTRERSPDRVIPQLLPDGGAQVGDIARYLARRDLINAGLTKFDDCPENYWAWKSSFLNAISGLKLSPSEELDLLIKWLGHDSARHVKRIKTVHVCRPEVGLDKAWERLEECFGSPEIIEKTLFDRLTNFPKVSSKDPVKLRELSDLLQEVEAAKSEGYLPGLSYLDTARGVAPIVDKLPHNIQEKWLSQGFRYKVDHSVIFPPFSFLCDFVCREAQARNDPGFRLLASTTDHFRSDTTVRKTYKSLVSAHKTEISQGKAGQDSVREQTCDVERQCPIHKKPHPLKRCRGFRNKPIEERKTFLKDNGICFRCCSSTSHMAKNCSTTIKCTECESRNHISALHPGPPPATLFGHGGEGTEETTQPAITSTCTEVCGEAQRGRSCSKICLVKVFPKAQPERVTKAYVVLDDQSNRSLARSEFFDVYGIEGSESPFTFRTCAGTTEMMGRRATGFVVESLDGATSVTLPTIIECNNIPSNRAEIPTPEVAAEHAHLRPIAHLIPPLDHKAEILLLLGRDLLSVHKARQHRNGPHNAPYAQKLDLGWVIIGDVCLGDAHKPAAVDAYHTNVLENNRPSYFRPCPNMVHIKENYGSKSERKAFPTTETPIVKACTLGSTIYDTSEDDNKIGLSIEDKLFLEVMKREMFIDDSNSWVVPLPFKGPRQWLPNNRDQAVKRLSSLQRTLEKRPEMKRHFFAFMQNIFDRDHAELAPPLEVDKECWYLPTFGVYHPQKPDQIRVVFDSSAKCHGVSLNDVLLSGPDLNNSLLGVLLRFRRETVAVTADIEQMFHSFIVREDHRNYLRFLWHEDNNPANDICEYQMKVHVFGNSPSPSVAIYGLRCAAAHGEEEFGSDARRFIKREFYVDDALMSRPTASESIDLMKRAQEMLATSNLRLHKIASNSSEVLDAFSPDDRAKGLKELNLETDVTPTQRSLGLIWDLKKDAFTFRVAETVKPFTKRGVLATINGLFDPLGFASPVTIQGKMLLRELSSEALDWDTPLPREREAEWDTWKESLVDLKNVHISRTYASATMSTAIRKELHIFSDASTKAIAAVAFLKTTGENQNHQVGFVLGKAKLAPQSAHTIPRLELGAAVLAAELAEVITSELDLNLEAVEFYTDSRVVLGYISNQTKRFYVYVGNRVQRIRRISGPKQWHYVPTSSNPADIGTRSVPAAMLGDSAWLKGPAFLLQASVTREAETYDLVDPELDDEIRSFVTHTSNDGSLLGSQRFRRFSSLKKLLKALSLLIHIAKVFKSKDEGPSCSSWHHCKQSRTAEELTKAEIVVIKSVQKEMFEEELACIANGKDIPKHSSLQKLNPYCDDEGLLRIGGRLKHANIDYKEKHPLIIPGGSHVAKLIVEHHHQRVMHQGRVFTEGAVRTAGYWITGARRLIKQIIHNCITCNRLRKKATEQRMADLPSDRISTEPPFTFVGLDVFGPWSVVTRRTRGGQANSRRWAVLFTCLSTRAVHIELIESMDASSFINSLRRFFSLRGQR, from the coding sequence ATGGCTGAAGCCAGCATCCTTGAGGTTGCAGCAGAGGAGTCTGTCAAAACTGAAAGGAAACCAGCCTTTGAAGAGACTGCTGAAAGGACACGGCAGTATGTGGAGCAGCATCTACAGCCAACCGAGAGTGCTAAACCAGAGGAAGAGCATAGAGAGTCAACTGTTCATGAGCTGAAGCCCACGATTCAACCCAGGCAAAGCTTTGGTACTCCATATGTTGAATCTCACTTGttcaaaatgagaaacaaagcCATTCCAACATCAGGGCTATCTCAGGAACCAAAGTCTGGTATTTATCCCCACTCAACACCGCACCCACCAGAGAGCACAAGGGAAAGGTCGCCTGATCGAGTCATACCTCAACTCCTACCAGATGGCGGTGCTCAGGTGGGTGATATAGCAAGGTACTTGGCACGGAGGGATCTTATTAATGCTGGTCTCACAAAGTTTGATGACTGCCCTGAAAATTACTGGGCGTGGAAATCCTCCTTTCTGAATGCAATCAGTGGACTAAAACTCAGCCCCAGTGAGGAGTTGGACCTCCTTATTAAATGGCTAGGGCACGACTCAGCACGGCATGTGAAAAGAATAAAGACAGTGCATGTCTGTCGTCCTGAAGTTGGACTGGACAAAGCCTGGGAGCGTTTGGAGGAATGTTTTGGCTCTCCAGAGATAATTGAAAAAACACTGTTCGACAGGCTTACAAACTTCCCAAAGGTCAGTAGCAAAGATCCTGTTAAGCTGAGAGAGCTTAGTGACCTGCTGCAAGAGGTTGAGGCAGCAAAATCAGAGGGTTATCTCCCAGGGCTAAGCTATCTTGACACTGCACGTGGTGTCGCTCCAATTGTGGACAAGTTACCACACAATATCCAGGAAAAGTGGCTCTCTCAGGGTTTTAGGTATAAAGTTGACCATAGTGTCATTTTTCCGCCATTTTCCTTTCTCTGTGACTTTGTCTGCAGAGAGGCACAAGCCCGCAATGATCCAGGCTTCAGGCTCTTAGCATCTACAACAGACCACTTTAGATCAGATACTACAGTGAGGAAGACCTATAAGAGTTTGGTCTCTGCTCACAAGACGGAAATATCACAGGGGAAAGCTGGCCAAGACAGCGTGAGAGAGCAAACCTGTGATGTGGAAAGGCAGTGCCCTATTCATAAAAAGCCACATCCCCTCAAGCGCTGCAGAGGGTTTCGCAATAAACCCATTGAGGAGCGTAAGACCTTCCTCAAGGACAATGGTATCTGTTTTAGATGCTGTTCTTCCACTAGTCACATGGCCAAGAACTGTAGCACAACAATCAAGTGTACAGAATGTGAAAGCAGGAATCATATCTCTGCCCTTCATCCAGGACCACCTCCTGCAACTCTCTTTGGTCATGGCGGGGAGGGCACAGAAGAGACAACTCAGCCTGCTATAACATCGACTTGTACCGAAGTATGtggagaagctcagagaggaaGATCCTGTTCTAAGATCTGCTTGGTAAAGGTTTTCCCAAAAGCGCAGCCAGAGCGAGTGACAAAGGCTTATGTCGTGCTCGATGATCAGAGTAATCGGTCACTTGCCAGGTCAGAGTTTTTTGATGTTTATGGCATAGAGGGGTCAGAGTCTCCATTCACATTTCGTACATGTGCGGGAACAACAGAAATGATGGGTAGAAGAGCTACAGGCTTTGTAGTGGAGTCACTAGACGGAGCCACATCAGTCACGCTGCCGACAATAATTGAATGTAATAACATTCCGAGTAACAGAGCTGAGATACCTACCCCTGAGGTGGCAGCAGAACATGCTCATCTAAGGCCAATAGCCCATCTCATCCCACCACTCGATCACAAAGCTGAGATCCTCCTTTTACTTGGACGTGACCTACTTAGTGTCCACAAAGCAAGGCAGCATAGAAACGGTCCTCACAATGCCCCATATGCACAGAAACTGGACCTGGGATGGGTCATCATTGGTGACGTCTGTTTAGGTGATGCTCATAAGCCTGCAGCTGTGGATGCCTATCACACTAATGTGCTTGAGAACAATCGCCCATCCTATTTCAGACCATGTCCAAATATGGTTCATATCAAAGAGAATTATGGGTCCAAGTCTGAGCGTAAAGCCTTCCCTACCACCGAAACACCTATAGTTAAGGCATGCACTCTTGGAAGCACCATCTATGATACATCCGAGGACGATAACAAAATCGGCCTTTCTATTGAAGACAAACTGTTCCTAGAGGTCATGAAGAGAGAGATGTTCATAGATGACAGCAACAGCTGGGTGGTGCCACTTCCATTTAAGGGACCTCGCCAGTGGCTGCCCAACAATCGCGACCAGGCCGTCAAACGCTTATCCTCTCTTCAGCGCACCCTTGAAAAAAGGCCTGAAATGAAGAggcatttctttgctttcatgcAGAACATATTTGATCGTGACCATGCTGAACTGGCTCCTCCACTTGAGGTGGACAAGGAGTGCTGGTACTTACCTACGTTTGGGGTGTACCATCCTCAGAAGCCGGATCAGATCAGGGTTGTGTTTGACTCAAGTGCAAAGTGCCATGGCGTCTCTCTCAATGATGTTCTCCTCTCTGGACCTGACCTCAATAATAGCTTATTGGGAGTATTGTTGAGGTTCAGACGTGAAACTGTTGCAGTAACCGCTGACATTGAACAGATGTTTCACAGTTTCATTGTAAGAGAGGACCATCGAAACTATTTGCGCTTCCTCTGGCATGAAGACAACAATCCTGCCAATGACATCTGTGAGTATCAAATGAAGGTTCACGTGTTTGGCAACAGCCCCTCACCATCCGTAGCTATATACGGCCTTCGATGTGCAGCAGCTCATGGTGAAGAGGAATTCGGATCAGATGCACGACGCTTCATTAAGAGGGAGTTCTACGTTGACGATGCGCTTATGTCAAGGCCCACAGCCAGTGAATCTATTGATCTAATGAAGAGAGCACAGGAAATGCTTGCCACATCTAACCTTCGCCTGCATAAAATAGCATCAAACAGCTCTGAGGTTCTTGATGCGTTTTCTCCAGATGACCGTGCAAAGGGGCTTAAAGAGCTAAATCTGGAGACTGATGTGACACCTACACAGCGAAGTCTTGGTCTGATATGGGACCTAAAGAAAGACGCCTTTACCTTTCGAGTAGCAGAGACAGTGAAGCCCTTTACAAAGAGAGGTGTCTTAGCTACAATCAATGGTCTTTTTGATCCCTTAGGATTTGCTTCACCGGTTACAATCCAGGGAAAGATGCTGCTGAGAGAACTTTCAAGTGAGGCCCTAGACTGGGACACTCCACTGCCTAGAGAAAGGGAGGCCGAGTGGGATACATGGAAAGAATCTCTTGTCGATCTCAAGAATGTACATATTTCAAGGACCTACGCTTCTGCTACGATGTCAACAGCAATCAGAAAAGAGTTACACATCTTTTCAGATGCCTCCACTAAAGCCATTGCAGCAGTTGCTTTCCTAAAGACCACTGGCGAAAATCAGAACCATCAGGTGGGCTTCGTTCTAGGGAAAGCAAAATTGGCCCCACAATCTGCTCATACAATTCCAAGACTGGAATTGGGAGCTGCTGTTTTAGCTGCAGAGCTTGCTGAAGTCATCACAAGTGAACTGGACCTAAATCTTGAGGCAGTTGAATTCTACACAGACAGTCGTGTGGTTTTAGGCTATATAAGCAACCAGACGAAGAGGTTCTATGTATATGTTGGCAACAGGGTGCAGCGAATCAGGAGGATTTCAGGACCAAAACAATGGCACTATGTCCCTACGAGCTCTAACCCTGCTGACATAGGCACACGCTCGGTGCCTGCCGCCATGCTTGGTGACAGTGCCTGGCTTAAAGGACCTGCCTTCTTGTTACAAGCTAGTGTTACAAGAGAAGCTGAAACCTATGACCTTGTGGACCCCGAGTTGGATGATGAAATACGCAGCTTTGTCACTCACACGAGTAATGATGGGTCTCTGCTTGGATCGCAAAGGTTCAGACGTTTTTCCTCTTTGAAGAAACTCCTCAAGGCCCTTAGTTTGCTCATTCATATTGCAAAGGTCTTCAAGAGCAAAGATGAAGGTCCCTCTTGCAGTTCATGGCATCATTGCAAACAGTCTCGCACAGCAGAGGAACTGACAAAGGCTGAGATTGTCGTCATCAAAAGTGTGCAGAAGGAAATGTTTGAGGAGGAACTTGCCTGTATTGCTAATGGTAAAGACATACCAAAACACAGCTCTTTACAAAAACTCAATCCCTACTGTGATGATGAAGGACTCTTGAGGATAGGTGGAAGGCTCAAACACGCCAACATCGACTACAAGGAGAAACATCCTCTCATTATTCCAGGTGGTAGCCATGTTGCCAAGTTGATAGTAGAACACCATCACCAGCGAGTAATGCATCAGGGACGGGTGTTCACAGAAGGTGCAGTCCGTACTGCTGGATATTGGATTACAGGAGCAAGGAGGCTAATCAAACAGATTATCCACAACTGTATCACCTGCAACAGACTTAGGAAGAAAGCAACTGAGCAAAGAATGGCAGATCTGCCTTCTGATCGTATCAGCACCGAACCTCCTTTCACCTTCGTGGGTTTGGATGTATTTGGCCCTTGGTCTGTGGTCACAAGGCGCACAAGAGGAGGCCAGGCAAATAGCAGAAGGTGGGCTGTTCTTTTTACGTGTCTTAGCACACGTGCTGTGCACATTGAACTGATTGAGTCGATGGACGCATCAAGTTTCATCAATTCCCTGCGTCGATTCTTCAGTTTGAGAGGGCAGAGATAA
- the wls gene encoding protein wntless homolog isoform X2 produces the protein MAGAIIENMSTKKLVIVGVILLLFQAFAFMVGGLIAPSPTTAVHYLATKCVDKPNKPQQTKWFMPWGRKECDKIRSFDEAMAKRIEANNIVFAVHIPLPNKEMSPWFQFMLVILQFDIAFKMYNQIEDGSLVYIDVGLAYRDDMDSEWTEMAHSFEQRKLSCNFTATKTHENEGRYYECDLLPFMEVGSVAHKYYLLNIRLPVNERKKINVGIGEIRDIRLVGIHQNGGFTKVWFAMKTFLTPSILIIMIWYWRRITLMSRPPVLLEKVILALGISMTFINIPVEWFSVGFNWTWMLLFGDIRQGIFYSMLLSFWIIFCGEHLMDQTERNRFSIYWKQVGPVVFGSFCLFIFDMCERGVQLKNPFYSIWASDIGTELAMAFIIVAGICACLYFLFLCFMVFQVFRNISGKRMSLPAMSKARQLHYEGLIFRFKFLMLVTLACAALTVIFFIISQVNEGHWHWGEHTVQVNSAFFTGIYGMWNLYVFAIMFLYAPSHKHYGDEQSSGQCITGDGGANSGEDLHLTTTITHLDGPTVVYKMTGKEAQE, from the exons ATGGCGGGGGCTATTATTGAGAATATGAGCACCAAAAAGTTGGTGATAGTGGGAGTTATTCTGCTTTTGTTCCAGGCGTTTGCCTTCATGGTCGGCGGTTTAATtg CTCCCAGCCCCACCACAGCAGTCCACTACTTGGCCACAAAATGCGTGGATAAACCGAACAAACCGCAGCAAACAAAATGGTTCATGCCTTGGGGCCGAAAGGAGTGTGATAAGATCCGGTCGTTTGATGAAGCCATGGCCAAGAGGATCGAGGCTAACAACATTGTGTTTGCTGTCCACATTCCTCTTCCCAACAAGGAGATGAGCCCGTGGTTCCAGTTCATGCTGGTCATTCTGCAGTTTGACATCGCTTTCAAGATGTACAACCAGATAG AGGATGGATCATTGGTGTACATTGACGTTGGCCTGGCCTACAGAGATGATATGGACAGTGAATGGACAGAGATGGCTCACTCCTTCGAGCAGAGGAAACTCAGCTGCAACTTCACCGCTACCAAG ACTCACGAGAATGAGGGCCGTTACTACGAGTGCGACTTGCTACCTTTCATGGAAGTGGGGAGCGTGGCCCATAAGTACTACCTCCTCAACATTCGCCTGCCTGTCAACGAGAGGAAGAAGATCAATGTGGGAATTGGAGAGATCAGAGACATCCGACTTGTT GGAATTCATCAGAACGGTGGCTTCACCAAAGTTTGGTTTGCCATGAAGACCTTCCTCACACccagcatcctcatcatcatGATCTGGTACTGGAGACGCATCACCCTCATGAGCAGACCTCCTGTCCTGCTAGAGAA GGTAATCTTGGCTCTAGGAATCTCCATGACATTCATCAACATCCCAGTGGAGTGGTTTTCTGTTGGCTTCAACTGGACATGGATGCTGCTTTTTGGAGACATCAGGCAGGGCATCTTCTACTCGATGCTGCTCTCCTTCTGGATCATCTTCTGCGGGGAGCACCTCATG GACCAGACAGAGAGGAACCGTTTCTCAATTTACTGGAAGCAGGTCGGACCTGTCGTGTTTGGTTCCTTCTGCCTCTTTATCTTTGACATGTGTGAGAG AGGTGTCCAGCTGAAAAATCCCTTCTACAGCATCTGGGCTTCGGACATAGGAACAGAGCTGGCT ATGGCTTTCATAATTGTGGCAGGGATCTGTGCGTGTCTCTActttctcttcctctgtttCATGGTTTTTCAAGTCTTCCGCAACATTAGTGGCAAGAGGATGTCCCTCCCTGCCATGTCTAAGGCCAGACAGCTTCACTATGAG ggtCTGATTTTTAGGTTCAAATTCCTCATGCTGGTCACTCTGGCCTGTGCTGCACTGACAGTGATCTTCTTCATCATAAGTCAG GTGAATGAAGGTCACTGGCACTGGGGAGAACACACAGTGCAGGTGAACAGCGCCTTCTTCACTGGCATCTACGGTATGTGGAATCTGTACGTGTTCGCCATCATGTTTCTCTATGCACCGTCTCACAAACACTATGGAGATGAGCAGTCAAGTGGTCAGTGCATCACTG GTGATGGCGGAGCGAACAGCGGCGAAGACCTCCATCTGACCACAACTATCACGCATCTCGATGGTCCCACTGTGGTCTACAAGATGACTGGCAAAGAAGCCCAGGAATAG